Proteins from a genomic interval of Bacteroidota bacterium:
- a CDS encoding FAD-binding oxidoreductase: MNPLQTAAPSEIPPPDLVRDPDRIGAYLADASGFGPAWALGLVRPASEAEVAAFLRGTLQKPVPGSRRLPVPVLPQAGRSSLTGGAVPQGEVILSVERLSAIGRLERVSATEARLFVEPGVRLRQLQEHLAERGWYYPPVPTYQEACLGGTAATNAGGAATFKYGSTRDWIEGLRVILYNGDLLELWRGQAVARPGQRFEITLSCGSRLEVPVPTYQTPPLKKISAGYYGSDPLDLVDLFIGSEGTLGVITGLVVRVVSLPPSVLTGLLFLRSTAQAFRLSASLRDLALKTRSGEAGADVRAIELLDAACLKLLRPQSERWRLRVPSWAQAAVLVEAELSESLHTEELAERYGRWLAGTLGDRDPLGRLWDVIVAAGADVEAAEWALSDDPVRSAELVAFREAAPQTVNELLGRRRAQDPEVRKIGGDLIVPVAELEDCYRACQRAFARRGLEAAIWGHVSDGNLHPNGLPRTAAEVRLGYEALLELGDWVRARGGCPLSEHGVGRNPVKQALLARFWGPDALAQMWAVKRALDPFERLAPGVLLPPLEPA, translated from the coding sequence ATGAACCCTTTGCAAACCGCTGCCCCGTCTGAGATCCCTCCGCCTGACCTGGTGCGGGATCCGGACCGCATAGGGGCCTACTTGGCGGACGCCTCGGGCTTCGGTCCGGCCTGGGCTTTGGGACTGGTGCGGCCCGCCTCGGAGGCCGAGGTGGCGGCTTTCTTAAGAGGCACACTCCAGAAGCCCGTACCTGGCTCAAGGCGGCTTCCCGTTCCCGTGCTGCCCCAGGCGGGGCGCAGCTCCCTTACGGGCGGGGCCGTGCCGCAGGGGGAGGTTATCCTCTCCGTGGAGCGCCTGAGCGCGATCGGACGCTTGGAGCGCGTAAGCGCCACGGAGGCGCGCTTGTTCGTCGAGCCCGGGGTCCGGTTGCGCCAGCTGCAGGAGCACCTTGCAGAGCGCGGCTGGTACTATCCCCCCGTGCCCACTTACCAGGAGGCCTGCCTGGGGGGCACGGCCGCCACGAACGCCGGCGGGGCCGCCACCTTTAAGTACGGCTCTACCCGGGATTGGATCGAGGGCCTGCGCGTGATCTTGTATAACGGCGACCTGCTTGAGCTGTGGCGGGGCCAAGCCGTGGCCCGGCCGGGTCAGCGTTTCGAGATCACGCTCTCCTGCGGATCCCGCCTTGAAGTCCCCGTGCCCACATACCAGACCCCGCCGCTTAAGAAAATCTCGGCCGGATATTACGGGTCCGATCCGCTGGACCTCGTGGACCTCTTTATCGGCTCCGAGGGCACGCTGGGCGTGATCACGGGCCTCGTGGTGCGGGTCGTATCGCTTCCGCCCTCGGTGCTAACGGGGCTGCTGTTTTTGCGCTCCACGGCGCAGGCTTTTCGGCTCTCGGCCTCGCTGCGCGACCTGGCCCTGAAGACTCGATCCGGAGAAGCCGGCGCGGATGTGCGCGCAATCGAGTTACTGGATGCCGCTTGCCTGAAGCTGCTGCGGCCCCAGAGCGAACGCTGGCGGCTTCGGGTGCCATCGTGGGCTCAGGCCGCCGTGCTGGTGGAGGCGGAGCTCTCAGAGAGCCTGCACACGGAGGAGCTAGCCGAACGCTACGGGCGATGGCTTGCCGGGACTTTGGGAGATCGCGACCCCCTCGGACGCCTATGGGACGTCATCGTCGCCGCGGGGGCCGATGTGGAAGCGGCCGAGTGGGCGCTCAGCGACGATCCGGTCCGAAGCGCGGAGCTCGTCGCCTTCCGAGAAGCCGCCCCCCAGACGGTCAACGAACTCCTCGGCCGCCGCCGCGCCCAGGACCCCGAGGTGCGCAAAATCGGCGGGGACCTGATTGTTCCTGTAGCAGAGCTAGAGGACTGCTATCGGGCCTGTCAGCGGGCCTTTGCACGACGGGGTCTAGAGGCGGCCATCTGGGGGCATGTCTCCGACGGCAACCTGCATCCTAACGGCTTGCCCCGCACGGCCGCCGAGGTGCGCCTTGGTTATGAGGCCCTGCTGGAGCTCGGAGATTGGGTGCGCGCCCGCGGCGGATGCCCCCTTTCGGAGCACGGCGTGGGCCGCAATCCCGTCAAACAAG